The DNA segment GCGGCCCCCGTCGCCGGATCGCGAAGGGTTTATGGTCAACGCCGCGGGCGATGCACCCATTACCCGGCAGGCCGAATACAACAAGTACTACTACGCCCTCGATCCATTTATCGATTTGCCGCCCGACCGGGTCTTCATCGCCGACGAGCTGGCGGGCAATGGCAAGTGGCGGGAAAGCGAGTTCTACAAGCAGTTCCTAAAGCCGCTCGACATCCTCCACGCACTGGGCGCCGACATCCTGACCGACGATGGAATCCATTGCCGGTTTCGCGCCGCACGCCCGCATCGTGAGCAGCCGTTCTCGCCGAGTGACACGGCACTGTGCAGCGCGATGCTGCCGCATCTGAAACGGGCCGTCATCCTCCATTCGCAGCTCACCCTGATTGACTCGGAGCGCAGGCTCTACGCCGGCACCATCGACCGGATGCTGGTGGGCACCGTGATTCTGGATGAAACCGGCGCAGTGGTGAAAAGCAATGCGGTGGCGCGCGAAATGCTGGATGCGGCCGACGGACTGCTGCTGGCGAACGGGACTTTGCGCGCGGTGCATCCCGCGGAAAATCGGGAACTGCAGCGATTGATCAAACAAGCCATGTGCGGTCCCAACGACGGAGCTTCGCCCGGGGTCGCGGAAGCAATTTCCATTACCCGCAAGGCGGGACGCGGCAACCTCGGCGTGGTGGTACGCGGTGTACCGCATGCCGAATGGTCGGAGGGCAACCGCCGTCCCGCGGTGGCGCTGTTGATTCGCGACCCCGCGCGCCGCAGCGAGGCATCGCGCGAGACCGTGCGGCGCCTGTTTGACCTGACTCCCGCCGAGGCGTCGCTCGCCTTGGCGCTTGCGGACGGGCTTACCCTCGACGAAGCGGCGGAGCGGCTCAAGATCCGCAAGAATACCGCGCGCGCCCATCTGCGCGCGATCTTCG comes from the Candidatus Binataceae bacterium genome and includes:
- a CDS encoding LuxR C-terminal-related transcriptional regulator, with protein sequence MSQFSDLLAAIYQGPLETVPWKTALDLLRVHLRANYVTLMLRPPSPDREGFMVNAAGDAPITRQAEYNKYYYALDPFIDLPPDRVFIADELAGNGKWRESEFYKQFLKPLDILHALGADILTDDGIHCRFRAARPHREQPFSPSDTALCSAMLPHLKRAVILHSQLTLIDSERRLYAGTIDRMLVGTVILDETGAVVKSNAVAREMLDAADGLLLANGTLRAVHPAENRELQRLIKQAMCGPNDGASPGVAEAISITRKAGRGNLGVVVRGVPHAEWSEGNRRPAVALLIRDPARRSEASRETVRRLFDLTPAEASLALALADGLTLDEAAERLKIRKNTARAHLRAIFAKIGVTRQTTLVRLLLSSVIWLG